The proteins below are encoded in one region of Populus alba chromosome 2, ASM523922v2, whole genome shotgun sequence:
- the LOC118042043 gene encoding uncharacterized protein isoform X6 has protein sequence MRSKYGGGQRRISKSPQKPPSSSTLRPFPQLSPDEANSDEDDANLSEKSSRSDDDVGNSGDWMEVDACLSCNKRGKSKLLVCCVIGCPVSIHEKCANFKLAFDDSGRFCCPYCSYKREVGRAKELFRKAMLAKKALLGFIDPEMVGGEATGGKEKRNGGERAEFDGAENRDALVEDGGDGLKVSDCDRCEVMVDDEMDGALPGAVDGSDNGHKSQEEKIPGIESLEDSISNEIRDERNISETHEFETLEGEEGKQERKKDGRILEGGERAESSKDHYVEKEQKQMQQDGCDDKEQGQCVGEEQVHHDAREANSGGGVAAPKAPHVSDSDNGKSVVLRRRVKHIGKKKIAESLDAKLSKEAPPQPHTIDEKEAKIQKKKVILSKEPRQRLESPKISSNLYLRNEKRQRLNWTADEEDTLKLSDD, from the exons ATGAGAAGTAAATACGGCGGCGGGCAGCGGCGCATTTCAAAATCACCTCAGAAACCTCCCTCATCCTCCACTCTACGCCCATTTCCTCAATTGAGTCCG gATGAAGCTAATAGTGATGAAGACGATGCTAATTTAAGTGAAAAATCAAGCAGAAGCGATGATGATGTGGGTAACAGTGGTGATTGGATGGAGGTAGATGCATGTTTAAGCTGTAATAAGCGTGGGAAATCGAAATTGTTGGTTTGTTGTGTGATTGGCTGTCCAGTTTCTATTCATGAAAAGTGTGCAAATTTTAAGCTTGCTTTTGATGACTCGGGTAGGTTTTGTTGCCCTTACTGTTCTTATAAACGGGAGGTTGGTAGGGCTAAAGAGCTTTTTCGGAAGGCTATGTTGGCAAAGAAGGCGTTGTTGGGTTTTATAGATCCTGAAATGGTGGGCGGCGAGGCTACGGGTGGTAAAGAGAAGCGAAACGGGGGGGAAAGAGCGGAATTTGATGGTGCTGAAAATAGAGATGCGCTGGTGGAGGATGGTGGGGATGGTCTCAAGGTAAGTGATTGTGATCGTTGTGAAGTGATGGTTGATGATGAAATGGATGGTGCTTTGCCTGGTGCTGTTGACGGTAGTGACAACGGACATAAGAGTCAAGAGGAGAAAATACCGGGGATTGAGTCACTTGAGGATTCAATCAGCAATGAAATTAGGGATGAGAGAAATATATCTGAAACTCATGAGTTTGAGACCTTAGAAGGTGAGGAAGGGAAGCAAGAACGGAAAAAAGATGGCAGAATTCTTGAGGGTGGAGAGCGAGCAGAATCTTCAAAGGATCATTATGTagagaaagaacaaaaacagaTGCAGCAGGATGGATGTGATGACAAAGAACAAGGTCAATGTGTGGGAGAAGAACAAGTGCATCATGATGCACGAGAAGCCAATTCTGGTGGAGGAGTTGCTGCACCTAAGGCTCCTCATGTTTCTGATTCGGACAATGGGAAATCTGTTGTGCTTCGGAGGCGTGTCAAGCATATTGGTAAGAAGAAAATAGCAGAGTCTTTGGATGCCAAACTTTCGAAGGAAGCACCCCCTCAACCACACACCATAGATGAAAAGGAagctaaaatccaaaaaaagaaagttatccTCTCCAAAGAGCCCAGACAACGCCTGGAATCTCCTAAGATATC CTCCAACCTTTATCTTCGTAATGAAAAGCGTCAAAGGTTGAATTGGACAGCTGATGAGGAAGACACACTAAAG CTTTCGGATGACTGA
- the LOC118042042 gene encoding probable inorganic phosphate transporter 1-9 produces MALKVLYALDAAKIQYYHFKAIIIAGMGLFTDAYDLFCIPPIMKLLGRVYYEDKPLDEKYQIPRVVLATMLGTALLGTVIGQLVFGRLGDRMGRRHVYGISLILMVFSSIGCGFSFCRTKTCVLVSLGIFRFFLGLGIGGDYPLSATIMSEFANKKTRGAFVAALFSMQGLGILASSMVTMVVSKIFEAAASKNLSWKHTPEDADIVWRLILILGAVPAGLTYYWRMMMPETARYTALVENNVQQATKDMEKVLDVSISRIAEDHLINLQQDPPSYSLLSKKFFRRHGVDLFSCATTWLLLDIAFYSSSLFQSQIYKKQLHLKDTNVYEETFKVARFQAMVALVAAIPGYWFTVYFIDRIGRRKIQMMGFLCMGIVYFALGIPYQYWGKHEKGFLFLYGLTFFFANFGPNTTTFIVPAELFPARFRSTCHGITGAMGKAGAFFGTLGFLWASHKNDPDDLPRIGPMRIALVSLGVICLLGMAVTYLFTRETNGRSLEENEDEDENTELCLFRCHMDADRHPNTSVPQ; encoded by the exons ATGGCATTAAAAGTACTGTATGCCCTTGATGCGGCAAAAATACAGTATTATCACTTCAAAGCCATAATTATTGCAGGCATGGGCCTCTTCACTGATGCCTATGATCTGTTTTGTATCCCTCCAATCATGAAGCTTCTTGGCCGTGTATACTACGAGGACAAACCTCTTGATGAAAAATACCAAATCCCACGAGTTGTTCTTGCTACCATGTTAGGCACAGCCCTGCTGGGTACAGTGATTGGTCAACTAGTCTTTGGTAGACTTGGTGACCGAATGGGAAGGCGCCACGTATACGGTATCTCATTGATTCTCATGGTTTTCAGCTCCATTGGGTGCGGTTTCTCCTTCTGCCGGACCAAAACCTGTGTTCTTGTCAGTTTGGGGATTTTCAGGTTTTTTCTGGGACTTGGGATTGGTGGAGACTACCCTTTGTCGGCTACAATCATGTCTGAATTTGCTAATAAGAAGACACGTGGAGCTTTCGTAGCAGCTTTGTTTTCTATGCAAGGGCTTGGGATTCTGGCTAGTTCCATGGTGACCATGGTGGTATCAAAGATTTTTGAGGCTGCTGCTTCCAAGAATTTGTCATGGAAGCATACACCAGAAGACGCTGACATTGTTTGGAGGTTGATTCTGATACTCGGTGCCGTCCCGGCTGGACTCACATATTATTGGCGCATGATGATGCCTGAAACAGCCag GTACACAGCTCTGGTAGAGAATAATGTCCAGCAAGCAACCAAGGACATGGAGAAGGTCTTGGATGTTTCAATTAGCCGAATAGCCGAAGATCATCTCATAAATCTGCAACAAGATCCACCATCTTATTCCCTACTCTCCAAGAAGTTCTTCCGTCGCCACGGCGTTGATCTCTTCTCCTGTGCCACCACGTGGCTGCTTCTTGACATTGCTTTTTACAGTAGCAGCCTCTTCCAGTCCCAAATTTACAAGAAGCAACTTCACTTGAAAGACACCAACGTTTATGAAGAAACTTTCAAAGTTGCTCGCTTCCAAGCCATGGTAGCACTTGTTGCTGCAATTCCAGGGTATTGGTTCACTGTCTATTTCATTGATCGTATTGGtagaagaaaaatccaaatgaTGGGATTTCTCTGCATGGGTATAGTTTATTTTGCATTAGGAATCCCATACCAGTATTGGGGCAAACACGAAAAAGGCTTCCTATTCCTTTATGGTCTAACTTTCTTCTTTGCAAATTTTGGACCCAACACCACGACTTTTATTGTGCCGGCAGAGCTTTTTCCGGCTAGATTTAGATCAACTTGCCATGGAATTACTGGGGCAATGGGGAAGGCAGGTGCTTTCTTTGGGACTCTTGGGTTCTTGTGGGCTTCACACAAGAATGACCCAGATGATCTTCCAAGAATCGGACCAATGAGAATTGCTCTAGTAAGTTTGGGTGTGATTTGTCTCTTGGGAATGGCTGTGACATACTTGTTCACGCGAGAAACTAATGGGAGATCATTAGAGGAGAACGAGGATGAGGACGAAAATACAGAGCTGTGCTTGTTCAGATGTCATATGGATGCTGATCGCCACCCAAATACATCTGTTCCTCAATAG
- the LOC118042043 gene encoding uncharacterized protein isoform X3 encodes MRSKYGGGQRRISKSPQKPPSSSTLRPFPQLSPDEANSDEDDANLSEKSSRSDDDVGNSGDWMEVDACLSCNKRGKSKLLVCCVIGCPVSIHEKCANFKLAFDDSGRFCCPYCSYKREVGRAKELFRKAMLAKKALLGFIDPEMVGGEATGGKEKRNGGERAEFDGAENRDALVEDGGDGLKVSDCDRCEVMVDDEMDGALPGAVDGSDNGHKSQEEKIPGIESLEDSISNEIRDERNISETHEFETLEGEEGKQERKKDGRILEGGERAESSKDHYVEKEQKQMQQDGCDDKEQGQCVGEEQVHHDAREANSGGGVAAPKAPHVSDSDNGKSVVLRRRVKHIGKKKIAESLDAKLSKEAPPQPHTIDEKEAKIQKKKVILSKEPRQRLESPKISSNLYLRNEKRQRLNWTADEEDTLKVLWCLCFLFLSSFSLISYCFSCCSAYYCNLMLMIFHLVC; translated from the exons ATGAGAAGTAAATACGGCGGCGGGCAGCGGCGCATTTCAAAATCACCTCAGAAACCTCCCTCATCCTCCACTCTACGCCCATTTCCTCAATTGAGTCCG gATGAAGCTAATAGTGATGAAGACGATGCTAATTTAAGTGAAAAATCAAGCAGAAGCGATGATGATGTGGGTAACAGTGGTGATTGGATGGAGGTAGATGCATGTTTAAGCTGTAATAAGCGTGGGAAATCGAAATTGTTGGTTTGTTGTGTGATTGGCTGTCCAGTTTCTATTCATGAAAAGTGTGCAAATTTTAAGCTTGCTTTTGATGACTCGGGTAGGTTTTGTTGCCCTTACTGTTCTTATAAACGGGAGGTTGGTAGGGCTAAAGAGCTTTTTCGGAAGGCTATGTTGGCAAAGAAGGCGTTGTTGGGTTTTATAGATCCTGAAATGGTGGGCGGCGAGGCTACGGGTGGTAAAGAGAAGCGAAACGGGGGGGAAAGAGCGGAATTTGATGGTGCTGAAAATAGAGATGCGCTGGTGGAGGATGGTGGGGATGGTCTCAAGGTAAGTGATTGTGATCGTTGTGAAGTGATGGTTGATGATGAAATGGATGGTGCTTTGCCTGGTGCTGTTGACGGTAGTGACAACGGACATAAGAGTCAAGAGGAGAAAATACCGGGGATTGAGTCACTTGAGGATTCAATCAGCAATGAAATTAGGGATGAGAGAAATATATCTGAAACTCATGAGTTTGAGACCTTAGAAGGTGAGGAAGGGAAGCAAGAACGGAAAAAAGATGGCAGAATTCTTGAGGGTGGAGAGCGAGCAGAATCTTCAAAGGATCATTATGTagagaaagaacaaaaacagaTGCAGCAGGATGGATGTGATGACAAAGAACAAGGTCAATGTGTGGGAGAAGAACAAGTGCATCATGATGCACGAGAAGCCAATTCTGGTGGAGGAGTTGCTGCACCTAAGGCTCCTCATGTTTCTGATTCGGACAATGGGAAATCTGTTGTGCTTCGGAGGCGTGTCAAGCATATTGGTAAGAAGAAAATAGCAGAGTCTTTGGATGCCAAACTTTCGAAGGAAGCACCCCCTCAACCACACACCATAGATGAAAAGGAagctaaaatccaaaaaaagaaagttatccTCTCCAAAGAGCCCAGACAACGCCTGGAATCTCCTAAGATATC CTCCAACCTTTATCTTCGTAATGAAAAGCGTCAAAGGTTGAATTGGACAGCTGATGAGGAAGACACACTAAAG GTTTTATGGTgcctttgttttctctttctttcttctttttcattaatttcatattgtttttcatgttgTAGCGCTTATTATTGTAATCTAATGTTAATGATTTTCCATCTAGTCTGTTAA
- the LOC118042043 gene encoding uncharacterized protein isoform X1 has product MRSKYGGGQRRISKSPQKPPSSSTLRPFPQLSPDEANSDEDDANLSEKSSRSDDDVGNSGDWMEVDACLSCNKRGKSKLLVCCVIGCPVSIHEKCANFKLAFDDSGRFCCPYCSYKREVGRAKELFRKAMLAKKALLGFIDPEMVGGEATGGKEKRNGGERAEFDGAENRDALVEDGGDGLKVSDCDRCEVMVDDEMDGALPGAVDGSDNGHKSQEEKIPGIESLEDSISNEIRDERNISETHEFETLEGEEGKQERKKDGRILEGGERAESSKDHYVEKEQKQMQQDGCDDKEQGQCVGEEQVHHDAREANSGGGVAAPKAPHVSDSDNGKSVVLRRRVKHIGKKKIAESLDAKLSKEAPPQPHTIDEKEAKIQKKKVILSKEPRQRLESPKISSNLYLRNEKRQRLNWTADEEDTLKEGVEKFAIPGNKNTPWRKILEFGHRVFDSTRTPTDLKDKWRNMTK; this is encoded by the exons ATGAGAAGTAAATACGGCGGCGGGCAGCGGCGCATTTCAAAATCACCTCAGAAACCTCCCTCATCCTCCACTCTACGCCCATTTCCTCAATTGAGTCCG gATGAAGCTAATAGTGATGAAGACGATGCTAATTTAAGTGAAAAATCAAGCAGAAGCGATGATGATGTGGGTAACAGTGGTGATTGGATGGAGGTAGATGCATGTTTAAGCTGTAATAAGCGTGGGAAATCGAAATTGTTGGTTTGTTGTGTGATTGGCTGTCCAGTTTCTATTCATGAAAAGTGTGCAAATTTTAAGCTTGCTTTTGATGACTCGGGTAGGTTTTGTTGCCCTTACTGTTCTTATAAACGGGAGGTTGGTAGGGCTAAAGAGCTTTTTCGGAAGGCTATGTTGGCAAAGAAGGCGTTGTTGGGTTTTATAGATCCTGAAATGGTGGGCGGCGAGGCTACGGGTGGTAAAGAGAAGCGAAACGGGGGGGAAAGAGCGGAATTTGATGGTGCTGAAAATAGAGATGCGCTGGTGGAGGATGGTGGGGATGGTCTCAAGGTAAGTGATTGTGATCGTTGTGAAGTGATGGTTGATGATGAAATGGATGGTGCTTTGCCTGGTGCTGTTGACGGTAGTGACAACGGACATAAGAGTCAAGAGGAGAAAATACCGGGGATTGAGTCACTTGAGGATTCAATCAGCAATGAAATTAGGGATGAGAGAAATATATCTGAAACTCATGAGTTTGAGACCTTAGAAGGTGAGGAAGGGAAGCAAGAACGGAAAAAAGATGGCAGAATTCTTGAGGGTGGAGAGCGAGCAGAATCTTCAAAGGATCATTATGTagagaaagaacaaaaacagaTGCAGCAGGATGGATGTGATGACAAAGAACAAGGTCAATGTGTGGGAGAAGAACAAGTGCATCATGATGCACGAGAAGCCAATTCTGGTGGAGGAGTTGCTGCACCTAAGGCTCCTCATGTTTCTGATTCGGACAATGGGAAATCTGTTGTGCTTCGGAGGCGTGTCAAGCATATTGGTAAGAAGAAAATAGCAGAGTCTTTGGATGCCAAACTTTCGAAGGAAGCACCCCCTCAACCACACACCATAGATGAAAAGGAagctaaaatccaaaaaaagaaagttatccTCTCCAAAGAGCCCAGACAACGCCTGGAATCTCCTAAGATATC CTCCAACCTTTATCTTCGTAATGAAAAGCGTCAAAGGTTGAATTGGACAGCTGATGAGGAAGACACACTAAAG GAAGGAGTGGAGAAATTTGCTATACCAGGAAACAAAAATACTCCATGGAGAAAAATTTTGGAGTTTGGTCATCGTGTTTTTGATTCAACTCGAACTCCCACTGATCTCAAGGATAAGTGGAGGAATATGACAAAATA G
- the LOC118042043 gene encoding uncharacterized protein isoform X5, giving the protein MRSKYGGGQRRISKSPQKPPSSSTLRPFPQLSPDEANSDEDDANLSEKSSRSDDDVGNSGDWMEVDACLSCNKRGKSKLLVCCVIGCPVSIHEKCANFKLAFDDSGRFCCPYCSYKREVGRAKELFRKAMLAKKALLGFIDPEMVGGEATGGKEKRNGGERAEFDGAENRDALVEDGGDGLKVSDCDRCEVMVDDEMDGALPGAVDGSDNGHKSQEEKIPGIESLEDSISNEIRDERNISETHEFETLEGEEGKQERKKDGRILEGGERAESSKDHYVEKEQKQMQQDGCDDKEQGQCVGEEQVHHDAREANSGGGVAAPKAPHVSDSDNGKSVVLRRRVKHIGKKKIAESLDAKLSKEAPPQPHTIDEKEAKIQKKKVILSKEPRQRLESPKISSNLYLRNEKRQRLNWTADEEDTLKGEPLGDWLFGFTVR; this is encoded by the exons ATGAGAAGTAAATACGGCGGCGGGCAGCGGCGCATTTCAAAATCACCTCAGAAACCTCCCTCATCCTCCACTCTACGCCCATTTCCTCAATTGAGTCCG gATGAAGCTAATAGTGATGAAGACGATGCTAATTTAAGTGAAAAATCAAGCAGAAGCGATGATGATGTGGGTAACAGTGGTGATTGGATGGAGGTAGATGCATGTTTAAGCTGTAATAAGCGTGGGAAATCGAAATTGTTGGTTTGTTGTGTGATTGGCTGTCCAGTTTCTATTCATGAAAAGTGTGCAAATTTTAAGCTTGCTTTTGATGACTCGGGTAGGTTTTGTTGCCCTTACTGTTCTTATAAACGGGAGGTTGGTAGGGCTAAAGAGCTTTTTCGGAAGGCTATGTTGGCAAAGAAGGCGTTGTTGGGTTTTATAGATCCTGAAATGGTGGGCGGCGAGGCTACGGGTGGTAAAGAGAAGCGAAACGGGGGGGAAAGAGCGGAATTTGATGGTGCTGAAAATAGAGATGCGCTGGTGGAGGATGGTGGGGATGGTCTCAAGGTAAGTGATTGTGATCGTTGTGAAGTGATGGTTGATGATGAAATGGATGGTGCTTTGCCTGGTGCTGTTGACGGTAGTGACAACGGACATAAGAGTCAAGAGGAGAAAATACCGGGGATTGAGTCACTTGAGGATTCAATCAGCAATGAAATTAGGGATGAGAGAAATATATCTGAAACTCATGAGTTTGAGACCTTAGAAGGTGAGGAAGGGAAGCAAGAACGGAAAAAAGATGGCAGAATTCTTGAGGGTGGAGAGCGAGCAGAATCTTCAAAGGATCATTATGTagagaaagaacaaaaacagaTGCAGCAGGATGGATGTGATGACAAAGAACAAGGTCAATGTGTGGGAGAAGAACAAGTGCATCATGATGCACGAGAAGCCAATTCTGGTGGAGGAGTTGCTGCACCTAAGGCTCCTCATGTTTCTGATTCGGACAATGGGAAATCTGTTGTGCTTCGGAGGCGTGTCAAGCATATTGGTAAGAAGAAAATAGCAGAGTCTTTGGATGCCAAACTTTCGAAGGAAGCACCCCCTCAACCACACACCATAGATGAAAAGGAagctaaaatccaaaaaaagaaagttatccTCTCCAAAGAGCCCAGACAACGCCTGGAATCTCCTAAGATATC CTCCAACCTTTATCTTCGTAATGAAAAGCGTCAAAGGTTGAATTGGACAGCTGATGAGGAAGACACACTAAAG GGCGAACCGCTGGGCGACTGGCTTTTTGGTTTCACTGTTCGGTAA
- the LOC118042043 gene encoding uncharacterized protein isoform X4: protein MRSKYGGGQRRISKSPQKPPSSSTLRPFPQLSPDEANSDEDDANLSEKSSRSDDDVGNSGDWMEVDACLSCNKRGKSKLLVCCVIGCPVSIHEKCANFKLAFDDSGRFCCPYCSYKREVGRAKELFRKAMLAKKALLGFIDPEMVGGEATGGKEKRNGGERAEFDGAENRDALVEDGGDGLKVSDCDRCEVMVDDEMDGALPGAVDGSDNGHKSQEEKIPGIESLEDSISNEIRDERNISETHEFETLEGEEGKQERKKDGRILEGGERAESSKDHYVEKEQKQMQQDGCDDKEQGQCVGEEQVHHDAREANSGGGVAAPKAPHVSDSDNGKSVVLRRRVKHIGKKKIAESLDAKLSKEAPPQPHTIDEKEAKIQKKKVILSKEPRQRLESPKISSNLYLRNEKRQRLNWTADEEDTLKEYYSFRMTESAEKC from the exons ATGAGAAGTAAATACGGCGGCGGGCAGCGGCGCATTTCAAAATCACCTCAGAAACCTCCCTCATCCTCCACTCTACGCCCATTTCCTCAATTGAGTCCG gATGAAGCTAATAGTGATGAAGACGATGCTAATTTAAGTGAAAAATCAAGCAGAAGCGATGATGATGTGGGTAACAGTGGTGATTGGATGGAGGTAGATGCATGTTTAAGCTGTAATAAGCGTGGGAAATCGAAATTGTTGGTTTGTTGTGTGATTGGCTGTCCAGTTTCTATTCATGAAAAGTGTGCAAATTTTAAGCTTGCTTTTGATGACTCGGGTAGGTTTTGTTGCCCTTACTGTTCTTATAAACGGGAGGTTGGTAGGGCTAAAGAGCTTTTTCGGAAGGCTATGTTGGCAAAGAAGGCGTTGTTGGGTTTTATAGATCCTGAAATGGTGGGCGGCGAGGCTACGGGTGGTAAAGAGAAGCGAAACGGGGGGGAAAGAGCGGAATTTGATGGTGCTGAAAATAGAGATGCGCTGGTGGAGGATGGTGGGGATGGTCTCAAGGTAAGTGATTGTGATCGTTGTGAAGTGATGGTTGATGATGAAATGGATGGTGCTTTGCCTGGTGCTGTTGACGGTAGTGACAACGGACATAAGAGTCAAGAGGAGAAAATACCGGGGATTGAGTCACTTGAGGATTCAATCAGCAATGAAATTAGGGATGAGAGAAATATATCTGAAACTCATGAGTTTGAGACCTTAGAAGGTGAGGAAGGGAAGCAAGAACGGAAAAAAGATGGCAGAATTCTTGAGGGTGGAGAGCGAGCAGAATCTTCAAAGGATCATTATGTagagaaagaacaaaaacagaTGCAGCAGGATGGATGTGATGACAAAGAACAAGGTCAATGTGTGGGAGAAGAACAAGTGCATCATGATGCACGAGAAGCCAATTCTGGTGGAGGAGTTGCTGCACCTAAGGCTCCTCATGTTTCTGATTCGGACAATGGGAAATCTGTTGTGCTTCGGAGGCGTGTCAAGCATATTGGTAAGAAGAAAATAGCAGAGTCTTTGGATGCCAAACTTTCGAAGGAAGCACCCCCTCAACCACACACCATAGATGAAAAGGAagctaaaatccaaaaaaagaaagttatccTCTCCAAAGAGCCCAGACAACGCCTGGAATCTCCTAAGATATC CTCCAACCTTTATCTTCGTAATGAAAAGCGTCAAAGGTTGAATTGGACAGCTGATGAGGAAGACACACTAAAG GAGTATTATAGCTTTCGGATGACTGAATCAGCAGAGAAATGTTAA
- the LOC118042044 gene encoding cysteine protease XCP2 → MALSSLSLMFLLAFSFMSFFAHSGLARDFSIVGYTPEDLTSGDKIIDLFESWISKHGKIYESIEEKWLRFEIFKDNLFHIDETNKKVVNYWLGLNEFADLSHEEFKNKYLGLKVDMSKRREGSQEFNYKDVTSIPKSVDWRKKGAVTDVKNQGSCGSCWAFSTVASVEGINQIVTGNLTSLSEQELVDCDTTNNYGCNGGLMDYAFSYIISNGGLHKEVDYPYIMEEGTCEMRKEESEVVTISGYHDVPQNSEQSLLKALANQPISVAIEASGRDFQFYSGGVFDGHCGTQLDHGVAAVGYGSTNGLDFVIVKNSWGSKWGEKGYIRMKRNTGKPAGLCGINKMASYPTKKK, encoded by the exons ATGGCTCTCTCCTCACTTTCTTTGATGTTTCttcttgcattttctttcaTGTCATTCTTCGCCCATTCTGGCTTAGCTCGTGATTTTTCAATTGTGGGCTACACCCCTGAAGACTTGACGTCCGGGGATAAGATCATCGATCTCTTTGAATCATGGATATCAAAACATGGGAAGATTTATGAGAGCATAGAAGAAAAATGGCTCAGGTTTGAGATTTTCAAAGATAACTTGTTCCACATTGATGAGACCAATAAGAAGGTCGTTAACTACTGGCTTGGATTGAATGAGTTTGCTGATTTGAGCCATGAAGAGTTCAAAAACAAGTATCTTGGCTTGAAGGTTGACATGTCTAAACGAAGAGAAGGTTCCCAGGAGTTCAATTACAAGGATGTCACGAGCATCCCAAAGTCAGTGGATTGGAGAAAGAAAGGAGCTGTTACTGATGTCAAGAACCAGGGGTCATGTG GTAGCTGCTGGGCCTTTTCAACAGTAGCATCAGTAGAAGGTATAAATCAGATTGTTACAGGAAACTTGACATCCCTGTCCGAGCAAGAGTTGGTCGATTGTGACACTACTAATAACTATGGGTGCAATGGAGGACTTATGGATTATGCATTTTCTTACATAATCTCCAATGGTGGACTCCACAAGGAGGTAGATTACCCATATATCATGGAAGAGGGCACCTGTGAGATGAGAAAG GAAGAATCAGAGGTAGTGACCATTAGTGGATACCATGATGTGCCACAAAACAGTGAACAAAGCCTGTTGAAGGCACTTGCCAACCAGCCTATCAGTGTGGCCATTGAGGCTTCTGGCAGAGACTTCCAGTTTTACAGCGGG GGTGTTTTTGATGGTCATTGTGGAACTCAGCTAGATCATGGAGTGGCAGCCGTTGGGTATGGATCAACCAATGGCTTGGATTTCGTTATCGTTAAGAACTCCTGGGGATCTAAATGGGGAGAAAAGGGTTACATAAGGATGAAGAGAAACACTGGCAAGCCTGCAGGGCTTTGTGGTATCAACAAAATGGCTTCTTATCCCACTAAAAAGAAGTAA